GAAATCTCAGTACCCTTTGATGGGTTTTGGGGTTGATGAACGAATTATTGTATATTCATCAATTTTTATGAGAAAGCTTTCAAAATCAGTAGAATTGACTTCTTCTGCAATATTCTTTGTGATCACTATCGCCGTAGCATTGTATCAACGTTTCTACtatgttttgacttttgttttttgttttggttcagcTTCGAGCAAGGCCTCGAATAAAGAGATGGATCGAATTGATCACTTATTTAATCAGTATGCCAATAAATCTTCCAGCCTGATTGAGTAAGTATCTGTTGATGCACGAtgaatcaatttttcttttcatgcaAAATCaatatcattgttttcatgTCATAAGTTACGATTCTATGAGTTACTTTTGGTACTAATACTTTGGTATAACTACTACTACTTCAACAGTCCTGAAGGAATAGAGGAACTATGCTCCAATTTGGAAGTGTCACATACTGATATCAGAATCTTGATGCTTGCTTGGTAATTATCCATCAACacttttattaatgtttttcttccttctttacCAGAGTTACATAtccttttaacttttaaattgtCGCTATCGCAGGAAGATGAAAGCTGAGAAACAAGGTTACTTTACACATGTAAGGAAAAATTTGAAGCAGCCATAAGAGCTAgtgatccttttttttttgatacttGAATTAAGTTtgtgatttgtgtttttgatcTTAACTCACTGTCCATCTGTAGGAGGAGTGGAGAAGAGGCCTCAAGGCTTTAAGAGCTGATACGATCAATAAGTTGAAGAAAGCCCTTCCGGAGCTTGAGAAAGAGGTTCAAACTCTTATcctttatattttcattttgattgACATCTTCTGAGTATCAGTTTAGACTGAATCATTCTTATTTCTGTCTCTTGAAGGTCAGGAGGCCATCAAATTTTGCAGATTTCTATGCTTATGCCTTCTGTTATTGTTTAACAggtaatattaaaatttctgCTTCTGCATgaggatatatatattgctgttgtttctcttttctaccTTTCATGTGTATGTGACCTATGTTTTATTGTTCAAtgcagaggaaaaacagaagagCATAGACATAGAGACTATATGTCAACTCCTAGAGATCGTCATGGGATCTACATTTCGAGCCCAAGTTGACTACTTTGTTGAGTATTTAAAGGTTTGGATCACTCAAAAGTCTCACATTGTATAATTTCCAGAATGTTTTCACGCAATGTTGTCATCTCACattggttatatttgtttggCACAGATCCAAAACGACTACAAAGTGATAAACATGGACCAATGGATGGGACTTTACCGGTTCTGTAACGAGGTATGTTTCCTAATTCTTATAGTTCCCCAGCTTGGCAGTTTCATCAACTAACTCTGATTGTTTGTAATATTTACAGATAAGTTTCCCGGACATGGGGGACTATAATCCAGAGCTTGCATGGCCATTGATTCTTGACAATTTTGTTGAGTGgattcaagaaaaacaagCCTGAAATCATTTCTGAGTCCCCTCAAGTCGAAGCTTCAAATCTCTGCAGGATGATCAGTGGGCTCTCTCATCAAACAGATTCAGCACATTTTTACTTCAGTTTTCATCTttcaaacattaaaaaaagacacattatatgattcttgttACATGTGATTAACTTCAATAGAGGGAACACataatgtttgatttattaCATCAAGTTCTGTTAGTAGTAACCAATGATTTCGAATTAGCTTGTAAACACGTTGTTACCAAATTTATAACCATCAGATTCATTCTGAAATGGACGGTGTAGATCAGCTTACACCATTACTAAACAATCCTAAAACCTCAAAAACGAATTCTCCATCtcttaaaccctaagaaaAGGCTCATCTTTGCGACTGCTCCCGTGTTCTTCGTCTCTCTGTCAATGGCTCGCCTCCTCAGATGTCTGAGAAGAAGTTTCATATTTAGTTCATCGACTTCGATTGCGTACAGAAACCCTAGAATATGTGTTCAGTCAAATCAAAGCTATATTTTCTTAAGCAGCCGCAAGTTTCTCAGCTCGGGGAGTTACGTTTCAGAAATGCGGAGAACAGCTTTCGAGGGTAACATTCTCAGATTAATTCGTTTGGAGATTCAGTCCGAGCTTGATCACTCGCCTATTCTTCAGGTATTCTGAAACTTTCAATTTGTAATTGTTAAGCATTTGGTAATCTGATACTACAAAAAGTCGACATCTTTCGAAACTGGAATCTAGGATTGAATCATCTCATACGCAAATTGATGATCCGGAATTATGTTTGTTCCTCACtaaattgagtttttgttttgagaatcATCAATGTTGAATTCATaatggaagaaagaaactttaGTTTGTCTGATTGGTTGATTCACTGCCTGAGCTGAGCTGAGCAATTGTTTGTACACAAAATTTCAGCCTGAAGAGAGTTTTGGTCCATTCACGGTGGATGAGCGTCCGGGGGAGCAGTGGATTAGcttgagaagaaaatttgGGGAGAAGGAAGATATTAAGATTGAAGCAACCATGTTTGATGGATCAGTTCCATCATCAAAATCTACTACCAGCGACCCTGAAGATGTTCAGCTTCATATTACTTTCATTGTCAACATCTCTAAGGGTGATGGTGAGACCTTAGAGATCATGTGTTCTGCTTGGCCTGATACCATACAGATCACCAAGTTCTTTGTTCGTAAAAGCAGCCAGAACTCACCAAATGCCTATATTGGACCTGAATTCCAGTACTGTGATTTGATCACTtcttttttaaacataaacattttctttttgtttctgataCGATGGAACTAAACTGTCTTTTGTTCAATTTTACAGGGAAATGGAAGATGAACTTCAAGACTCGGTTTATCGATTTTTGGAGGAAAGAGGTATAAGTGATGATCTTGCTGAGTTCTTGCATCAGTACATGAAGAACAAAGATAAAGCTGAGTATATTAGATGGATGGAGACTGTTAAATCTTATGTtgagcaaaaataaaatcttctgCCGACCACATTCTTAAGCAGCCAATGAATGTTCCCTTggatatatgattatatggcTTAGATGGACTTTTATTGGCATGGTTCTTAGTTTCCAGAGGTAATGTGACATTTAAATCTAATATGGATTAGTTGCGagcatatatatgataatgatTATATTAAAGCCGTATTGCATGTAGGCGCCATGTACCCTTTTCAATGCAGCAACATACTCccacaaataaaaagttacaAGATGAGAGAAACAGATGGTTGTACTGTATGTGTGGCATCTCCAAAATAACTCAACATTTAACAAGCTCGTCTAGACTGCAAAGACAGGGATGAAATTTTCTGTAcacaatatttatgtttttgatcttTAGATTCTTTACTAGAACACCGATAATTGCAGAACAAATTGACATCATGGGAAAACCAGACGTGGCCCAACATAAAGATGAAACGAAAGAAATGGGCAAATTCTACTTGGTTATCCAGTAAATGAATATGAGAAATGTGCATACAGCCGCAACGAGTGAAAGAATGATTGTATCCATCGACTTTTTCCTCTTTATCGCTGCCAGAATAGTGTTCACCTGCAGTGGTTTTAACCATCCAATTGCAGGGTGAGATATAGGATAAACACAGGCCATAACCGAACATAAAGAAAGCAACGAGCAAAAGAGTGTGTAAATAAGACTAGGAAAGCTCTTCGTACCGTAGGTAGACGGCTGGCGACATTGCTAAGCTTTGAGTTGATGCCTCCAAAAGTTGAACGTTGAAACACAAGCGTACCGAGTGTTGCCTGAGCTTGTGAAATGACACCGTCCATCTGCACCGTTTATATAATAGTCAGCTCACATAAGTCATGACGTGTTCGATTAACTTGAGAAAGCCAGGCCTATTGTACGCTACAGCTGTAGAGTCTAACAAAGGTTAATCGCAAAGGAGAGTTTATATACCTGAGCTGTATTGCGGTTGATTCCCATATGTTCCTTGATCAGGGCTTGTTCAGACCCATATCCATCTTCTAAATCTAATCTAGTCCGATCAAATTCTCTAAAGTCCTCAAGAAGTGAAGCATGCTCTTGTTTTGCTCTAAGACTGGAGCGGTGTCGATAAAACTCCTGCATTTTGAATGAGTCATACATACAGGAACAAGACTGATTTACAACGAAGGTTGAGTCATAAACTAGTCCAAGAGCAGAGTGTGAACAGATGGTTAAAAAGATAACACTCATTTCATTACTAATCAGTATATAATCAACACAAGCTATAGAATAAGGCAAATATTCAAATGGTATGAGTCAGGAAAGGAACAGTACCTGTGTCAGATCTTGAAGGATCTCTTGATGTCGAGTTAAAGTATGGGAGACCATTTCTGACCCACCAGAAGATACCCATGCTTGCATCTGAGCATTAACTTGTTGCAGTTGCCTAAGAAGTAAGTCAATCCCAGCTTCAAGATCACTCTCATTACCATCTGATTTTGATAAAGCCTTTGTGGAAACAAGTCTACGATATGAATGCATCTGCTCGTCAAGCTGAGCTTCAATCTTTCTAGCCTGTGGGATTCAATACAACACAAAGCTTATTCAAATATCAATTGGATCCagtaaaaagataaatcattGAGAATTAgccaacaaaaccaataaattCCCCAATTCGAATCGAACCCAGAAGATTGATATCAATTCAGACCTCAAATATTCGAAATTCAAGACAGATTTTCAGACACTACCAGCTTCCCCAACACAATTACCTAGTAGCTTCGAATCAAACGacacaataattttataaaaagaaaaatacctGTTTCCGTAAAGCATCCCAAGAGCTAGGCACATCCATGGCGTCTACTGAATCTGTCAAAATCTCTCCTTTATGAAAGCGGATCGTGTCCTTTCCGGCAAGAGACCTTTTTCCGATATAAATCAGATGCgacaatcttcttcctcgtcctCGTCACCAAAGGTTTGAGCCCCTAAAAGATGCGATCCAATTGGTTCGAAATTGAGACAAGTAGTGAACGGAACGGATCGGATTGAGAGAAGGATAGAGTTGGTTCGGAGACGCAGACAGAATTTCTGCGTACCCCTTCAACGGAAAATTGCTTTTCAGTTTTGCGTAAtcacaaattaattaattcgATGACCTGAGATTCGGCGGGTATAATCCAGTGTTTTCCACCCTACagtaagtttatatataagttgACCTACACATTTAGTCAAACTTGCAAGCGATACGTGGATAATAGTAAACCTTAACATAAACGACATCGTTCTCCAGTAAAAATAGACCCGGCTCGATGGCTCGAGTCCTAGAAGCTTACCGGGTTCTCTCATCAAACTGCTCCATTCGGATATACTTCCACTCTCAAGTCTCACTCCCTCACAATCAATTCAAGCGATTGCCGCCCGTCGTCGCTTTCAAATTTGTTCTTCCGCCGGTAACTAATTCTCTTTCGCTTTGACTACGCTTTTGCTTCACTGCTTCGATCTCGTTCGGTTTCCTTCTGTTTGCTTCTTCAGAAATTCCTCGAATTGCTTTTGATCAATCTCAACTCAATCTGTGGATTACTATTTCATCGTGTTTTCACTTGTTGGTGCTCGGGAAAATTATGCAATTTTTCGAGTTGTTAATGGCTTTAGTTCTTCGTGTTTGCTCTTTAATGAATTACGAACTTTTTCCAAAGAGAAATAAggtctattttttttggtgaaagtAGGAGATTTTTTATGGCGGAGGGACAATTGACGAACATATCGGAGATGATactgaagaagaggaagaaagggATGAGCTTGAATTGAGTAATTACGGCAACAATTACAGTAGCAGAGTGTTACATTAGTTGAAAGTTGAAAGATAGTTGTgctcttcatatttttttatggtCAATATCATTTTGTGGATAGAAAACTTTATCTTATAGTTTCTTAATGTTTGATGGTCAATGTCATTTTGTGGATATCTGAACACGCATCTTGACTTTTCGTTGAAGCTGCCACTTTCAATAAGATATTAGAACTTGCAGTCtgacttttaaattttctaatcAATATCAGGAGGGCACGATTGTactctttttcctcttctccatTCAGTGCTCCTTATCTTGTGTTGTTTCCTGCATCGTCTTGATATTTGAAAGTTTGAGTAAGATGGGAAACTGTGTAGCACTAGAAATATCTTGTGATCAAACGTTGAATCATGCTTGTGGCTGCTTATTTGGTGATCGGAATTACATTCTCAAGATGGAGGCTAATCTCGAGGCTCTGCAGAATACTATGCAAGAGCTCGAGGAGAGAAGAGATGATCTGTTAAGAAGAGTTGTcatagaagaagacaaaggttTGCAACGGCTTGCTCAAGTTCAAGGTTGGCTTTCAAGGGTTAAAGATGTTTGTTCTCAAGTCAATGATCTGCTGAAAGCTAAATCAATTCAAACTGAAAGGTTATGTCTCTGTGGATATTGTTCTAAGAATTTCATATCTGGCCGCAATTACGGAATAAATGTACTGAAAAAGTTGAAACACGTGGAAGGACTTCTAGCTAAAGGAGTTTTTGAAGTGGTGGCAGAGAAAATTCCTGCGCCTAAGGTGGAGAAGAAGCATATCCAAACCACAGTTGGGTTGGATGCAATGGTCGGAAGGGCATGGAACAGCCTCATGAAAGATGAACGAAGAACTTTGGGTCTTTATGGTATGGGGGGAGTAGGTAAAACCACGCTCTTAGCTTCTATTAACAACAAATTCCTTGAAGGGATGAATGGATTTGATCTTGTTATATGGGTTGTGGTTTCTAAAGATTTGCAAAATGAAGGCATTCAAGAACAGATTTTAGGAAGACTAGGTCTTCACAGGGGATGGAAACAAGTTACAGAAAAGGAGAAAGCCTCTTACATATGCAACATCCTCAACGTAAAGAAATTTGTGCTGTTATTGGATGATCTATGGAGCGAAGTAGATTTAGAAAAGATTGGAGTTCCACCTCTAACGCGAGAAAATGGATCCAAAATAGTTTTCACCACTCGTTCTAAAGATGTTTGCAGAGATATGGAAGTTGATGGTGAGATGAAAGTTGATTGTTTGCCACCGGATGAAGCCTGGGAACTGTTCCAAAAGAAAGTTGGACCAATCCCATTACAGAGCCATGAGGATATTCCCACACTTGCAAGAAAAGTAGCAGAAAAATGTTGTGGCTTGCCACTTGCACTCAGTGTCATTGGCAAAGCTATGGCATCTAGAGAGACTGTTCAGGAATGGCAGCATGTGATTCATGTTCTGAACTCGTCTAGCCACGAGTTCCCAAGTATGGAAGAAAAAATTCTTCCTGTTTTGAAGTTCAgttatgatgatttaaaagatgaaaaagtcaaattgTGCTTCCTTTATTGTTCCCTGTTTCCGGAAGATTATGAAGTAAGAAAGGAAGAGTTGATAGAATATTGGATGTGTGAAGGATTTATAGATGggaatgaagatgaagatggagCTAACAACAAAGGTCATGACATAATTGGCTCGTTAGTTCGTGCACATCTATTGATGGATGGTGAACTAAcaacaaaagtgaaaatgCATGATGTCATACGCGAGATGGCTCTTTGGATAGCGTCGAACTTtggaaaacagaaagaaacacTTTGTGTGAAACCCGGTGTGCAGTTATGCCATATACCAAAGGACATCAATTGGGAAAGTTTGAGAAGGATGTCTTTGATGTGCAATCAGATTGCAAATATATCTTCTAGTTCCAACTCTCCCAACCTCTCAACTCTATTACTCCAGAATAACAAGTTGGTGCATATATCATGTGACTTTTTTAGGTTTATGCCAGCACTCGTGGTCTTGGATCTTTCGAGGAACTCGAGTCTCTCTAGCTTGCCGGAAGCAATTTCTAAGTTAGGTTCCTTGCAATATATCAACTTATCAACAACAGGGATAAAATGGTTGCCAGTTAGTTTTAAGGAGTTGAAGAAATTAATCCATTTGAATCTGGAGTTTACTGATGAACTTGAAAGTATTGTTGGGATAGCTACAAGCCTACCAAACCTGCAAGTgttgaaattgttttcttctcgtGTTTGTATTGATGGCAGTTTAATGGAAGAGTTACTACTCTTGGAGCACTTGAAGGTTTTAACAGCAACTATAAAGGACGCCTTGATTTTGGAAAGTATACAAGGAGTGGACCGATTGGTGAGTAGTATTCAAGCTTTATGTCTCAGAAATATGTCAGCACCGGTTATAATATTGAACACGGTAGCTCTGGGTGGTCTTCAACACCTTGAAATCGTGGGCTCCAAAATCTcagagataaagatagattgggaaagaaaaggaagagggGAGCTTAAATGTACAAGTTCTCCTGGCTTTAAGCACCTCTCTGTTGTTGAAATATTCAATTTGGAAGGTCCAAGGGATTTAACATGGCTGTTGTTTGCTCAAAACCTCAGGCGTCTATCTGTGACGCTGTCATTAACCATAGAAGAGATAATAAACAAGGAGAAAGGAATGAGTATTACCAATGTGCATCCAAATATCGTTGTTCCGTTTGGGAAGCTGGAATTCCTTGAAGTAAGGGGTTTGGATGAGTTAAAGAGAATCTGCTGGAATCCCCCGGCTCTTCCAAACCTGAGACAATTTGATGTACGAAGCTGCCTTAAGCTACCGGAAGCTGCCACTGAGTTTCCGCGACATGCCAATGAATAATGGGAGGACGGTGCTCCGGTGCTAGCTGATGGTTTCTGGCTTATGTACTAGTTTTGGAGAATGAAGCTATCGCAGATCGCAGATGTACTGCTTTTCTATCTCCCTCATTCTTGCTTGATTTGACACTCTCTGTTTGACTATATCCTTTCActtcttgatttggtttctgTTTGTGCACTGCTTTTGTTCCCGATTAACttgttttcaaagttttgaaagactatttcctttttcagttttcacttgtattttgtttttgtctaatAAGTTCAAAAAATTCCAAGTGCGTTATCATTCTCTCTTTACTCTAATCTCTCTGAGTTTATTACTTTAAAAGGTTTCCTAATCTTTGTAACGCGGAAAACCGTTTTTAGCCTTCCAGTAAGAACACTAGATGGAGACGCAATTTCATGGCGGCGATGGAGAAGATCCTTGGCTAGCTCGAGACAAACTATACCATGTAATATTCtgcttctcaatctctcttatCTTCTCTACTCTCGCCTCTTTCTCCCGCTACTCCTTTCTACGCCGTCACTCCATCTGGATCGGATCTGCTTTCTCACTCGCCGCCGGTGCGGCTAAAGAAGCTGCCGATCAAATTGGTATCTTCCCTTCCGCAGGTGCTTCCGTTAGAGACGCCGTCGCGGACGCCATTGGAGTTGTGATAGCTGCTTTGGTTCTCCTCCTCTGGAAATCTCGAAGATCACGTACCCGACCCATCCTTCCGATTtgaatcttctttcttattgcTGCCGATTCGATTCACAGTAGAAAATATTCCGTTGAAGCTTGTCAGTGTTGTATCCACGGATAATCTCGcaatttttatcaaaagtttGATCATCACAAAATTTTGGTAATCAGTCTCCTTTGATTTTACTTGTTGAAATGAAAACATGCAACAAACAGTTTATGAGAGTATTGTTGATTCAAGTAAATCAGTTTTGAATAAAACTGTACTCAGATTATTGCTGCTAAAGTATATGATTCatgaaatctgaaattttgaattagtTCAGTGTTTAGGCTCAATATCAAATATTCGTTTTCGCCATTTGCTCATTCATTGTGAAGATCAAGGAGAGAAACATTTGGCCTGCTTGAAACATcacatcaaaatttgaaaaccaacaaaattgaaaagattATGATGTCCAAGACCAAGACCAAAATGAATTTTGGTCAAACATGAGtcaaacatgattttttttctttttctttttctttcatcaatgTGTTTTTAGTCGTTATCTTTAATATTGCTTTTTCCTAACTCTCCTTCTATTGGcgcatttattttttctgaatcctaattcattttttttttgttcttaaattaATTCCAATTTCCAAGTCCTCTTCATCTTTATTGCTTTTTTTATTCCCTAACTCTTGTTTTATTGGCATAGAAATTttcttcggatcctcctcacTGTCTCTCTATACTCCACTCTTCATCAAGCGTTGGGTCATCGCCGTCTTCCCTTTCCTTCCCTCTCTAACGTAAGCTCCAGATTTCTtctattctctgttttctcattGAAATCCCTAGTAATGATTTTCTCTATTCTCTGGGCATTTCGTGCTTCAATGCCTTTACTCACttcttctttaagaaaatattttggatttctcTATGTTCCTTATCATGCATGCGACATGCGTGAATCTCTTAGCTGAGTTTTGTAAATGCTGTATCAATTTCgtctcttttgctttctctagtttattttttccttaagTTCTTCCCTAGGGTTTCTCTTGCTCTGAAGATTTCCATACTATCGACTCAGTTTGCTAGAAATTGAGTCTCTTTTGGGCTTTAAACTTTGCTGCATGAACTATCTGATGTGACAGACTCATTTTAACTCTAAAAAGTTTTTCGATTTCTTAGAGATTCTATTTAGCTTGTTTGGTGAATGCATCATCCTCTTGGTTGctatttttcatttgttatcATTCTTTTCTCCAGGTAAAGCAGGTAGGATGAGCATTTCTGATGAAGAGGCTGAGATCAGCGAGTCAGAGATTGAGGACTATTCTGAAACACCCTACCGCCTTTTACGCGACGGGACTTACAAGGTGAAGGTGAATGGACAGCTCAGATGCCCGTTTTGTGCAggcaagaagaagcaagattACAAGTACAAGGAGTTGTATGCACATGCTACTGGGGTTTCCAAAGGTTCTGCCACCAGAAGTGCTTTACAGAAGGCTAATCATCTTGCTTTAGCTATGTTTTTAGAGAATGAGCTTGCTGGTTATGCAGAACCTGTTCCACGCCCTCCAGTTGTTCCTCCTCAGTTAGACGAGACTGAACCAAACCCTCATAACGTCTATGTCTGGCCATGGATGGGGATTGTTGTTAACCCTTTGAAAGAAGCGGATGACAAGGAACTTCTACTTGATTCAGCATATTGGCTGCAGACCCTTTCCAAATTCAAGCCTATTGAGGTGAATGCCTTTTGGGTCGAACAAGATTCGATTGTTGGGGTTATTGCTAAGTTTAACGGAGACTGGAGTGGCTTTGCTGGTGCCACAGAGCTTGAAAAAGAATTTGAGACCCAAGGGTCCAGCAAAAAGGAGTGGACTGAGAGGAGCGGAGATTCAGAGTCAAAGGCCTATGGTTGGTGTGCACGTGCAGACGACTTTGAATCTCAAGGTCCAATAGGTGAGTACCTCTCCAAGGAGGGACAGCTAAGAACAGTTTCAGATATTTCGCAAAAAAATGTGCAGGATAGAAACACTGTTCTGGAAGAACTTTCAGATATGATTGCTATGACAAACGAAGATCTGAACAAGGTCCAATACAGTTACAACAGGACGGCAATGTCACTGCAAAGGGTCctagatgagaaaaaaaacttgcacCAAGCTTTTGCTGACGGTATTTACTGACACACTGATATGTTTCCGACTCATATAGCATTTAGGGTATCTGACtattttttatactttatctcctcagaaacaaagaagatgcAGCAGATGTCACTTCGCCATATCCAGAAAATCCTATATGATAAAGAGAAGCTAAGCAATGAACTGGATCGTAAGATGCGGGACTTGGAGTCTCGGGCCAAACAATTGGAAAAACATGAAGCACTAACTGAACTGGATAGGCAAAAGCTTGATGAAGACAAGAGAAAGGTAATATCGTTTTCAGTATGATACATAGGAAACAATCAGTCTGTTCATATGTATGCATTTCTCTTTTCCGAGGAACCAATGatcattttatgtttttttttttgctttggcAGAGTGATGCTATGAACAAATCCCTACAGTTAGCCTCACGTGAGCAGAAAAAGGCTGACGAAAGCGTCTTGAGACTTGTAGAAGAACATCAGGTATATTCCTTCATAGCACACTACTTAAACTGACTAACAAGTTAATTCCAAATTAAGGGAAACCACCCGTACCTACCTTTTTGTGTCTGAGTTTGAAACTCTCTCCTTGCCAGAGGCAAAAAGAAGATGCTTTGAACAAGATCCTTCTGCTTGAGAAGCAGCTAGACACCAAACAGACACTGGAAATGGAGATTCAAGAGCTAAAAGGCAAATTACAAGTGATGAAGCATCTgggggatgatgatgatgaggcggtccagaagaaaatgaaagagatgaATGATGAGCTGGATGACAAGAAAGCTGAGTTAGAAGGGCTAGAAAGTATGAACTCAGTCTTGATGACAAAAGAACGCCAAAGCAATGATGAGATACAAGCAGCGCGGAAAAAATTGATTGCGGTACAGATTTCTAATGCTTTAGTGTTCTTGGGTACTGATACAGTTGCATTTTGCAATTATAACAATATGATCCTGAGAATCGTTTTCGTTTTTCGCATCTAAAATAATTCAGACATGGTCAAACACTCTAGTTTGTTGGTTATCTTTAGTTGACAACTGAACTTGCAAGTTTAACATAAACCTGTTTGATGGGATGGATTGAATATGAGTTTCAATTTGATAAGATTACGGTGTATGACGTCTGTAGGTCTCTGATAAAAATCACAGATATTTACCACTATATCTTGTGAGTTATTAATTGATGGGAGAACTTGATAAACATCACAAGACTCAAAAGGTTGCTCTTTGATCCAGGGTTTGACAGGATTGTTGGGTGCCGAGACCGATATTGGAGTAAAAAGGATGGGAGAACTTGATGAGAAACCTTTCCTGGATGTTTGCAAGCTGAGATATTCTGCAAATGAAGCTGCGGTCGAAGCTGCCACCCTTTGCTCTACATGGCAGGAGAACCTTAAGAATCCATCATGGCA
This sequence is a window from Arabidopsis thaliana chromosome 1 sequence. Protein-coding genes within it:
- a CDS encoding defective in cullin neddylation protein (DUF298) (INVOLVED IN: biological_process unknown; EXPRESSED IN: 23 plant structures; EXPRESSED DURING: 13 growth stages; CONTAINS InterPro DOMAIN/s: Defective-in-cullin neddylation protein (InterPro:IPR014764), Protein of unknown function DUF298 (InterPro:IPR005176); BEST Arabidopsis thaliana protein match is: unknown protein (TAIR:AT3G12760.1).), with amino-acid sequence MRRSSSKKKSGQSTESVTTDLFRSASSKASNKEMDRIDHLFNQYANKSSSLIDPEGIEELCSNLEVSHTDIRILMLAWKMKAEKQGYFTHEEWRRGLKALRADTINKLKKALPELEKEVRRPSNFADFYAYAFCYCLTEEKQKSIDIETICQLLEIVMGSTFRAQVDYFVEYLKVWITQKSHIIQNDYKVINMDQWMGLYRFCNEISFPDMGDYNPELAWPLILDNFVEWIQEKQA
- a CDS encoding defective in cullin neddylation protein (DUF298) (INVOLVED IN: biological_process unknown; EXPRESSED IN: 23 plant structures; EXPRESSED DURING: 13 growth stages; CONTAINS InterPro DOMAIN/s: Defective-in-cullin neddylation protein (InterPro:IPR014764), Protein of unknown function DUF298 (InterPro:IPR005176); BEST Arabidopsis thaliana protein match is: unknown protein (TAIR:AT3G12760.1); Has 784 Blast hits to 784 proteins in 182 species: Archae - 0; Bacteria - 0; Metazoa - 480; Fungi - 124; Plants - 115; Viruses - 0; Other Eukaryotes - 65 (source: NCBI BLink).), which codes for MRRSSSKKKSGQSTESVTTDLFRSASSKASNKEMDRIDHLFNQYANKSSSLIDPEGIEELCSNLEVSHTDIRILMLAWKMKAEKQGYFTHEEWRRGLKALRADTINKLKKALPELEKEVRRPSNFADFYAYAFCYCLTEEKQKSIDIETICQLLEIVMGSTFRAQVDYFVEYLKIQNDYKVINMDQWMGLYRFCNEISFPDMGDYNPELAWPLILDNFVEWIQEKQA
- a CDS encoding Mitochondrial glycoprotein family protein (Mitochondrial glycoprotein family protein; FUNCTIONS IN: molecular_function unknown; INVOLVED IN: biological_process unknown; LOCATED IN: mitochondrial matrix; EXPRESSED IN: 13 plant structures; EXPRESSED DURING: 7 growth stages; CONTAINS InterPro DOMAIN/s: Mitochondrial glycoprotein (InterPro:IPR003428); BEST Arabidopsis thaliana protein match is: Mitochondrial glycoprotein family protein (TAIR:AT1G80720.1); Has 432 Blast hits to 432 proteins in 135 species: Archae - 0; Bacteria - 0; Metazoa - 4; Fungi - 119; Plants - 216; Viruses - 0; Other Eukaryotes - 93 (source: NCBI BLink).); this translates as MARLLRCLRRSFIFSSSTSIAYRNPRICVQSNQSYIFLSSRKFLSSGSYVSEMRRTAFEGNILRLIRLEIQSELDHSPILQPEESFGPFTVDERPGEQWISLRRKFGEKEDIKIEATMFDGSVPSSKSTTSDPEDVQLHITFIVNISKGDGETLEIMCSAWPDTIQITKFFVRKSSQNSPNAYIGPEFQEMEDELQDSVYRFLEERGISDDLAEFLHQYMKNKDKAEYIRWMETVKSYVEQK
- the GOS11 gene encoding golgi snare 11 (golgi snare 11 (GOS11); BEST Arabidopsis thaliana protein match is: golgi snare 12 (TAIR:AT2G45200.1); Has 412 Blast hits to 412 proteins in 171 species: Archae - 0; Bacteria - 0; Metazoa - 161; Fungi - 123; Plants - 99; Viruses - 0; Other Eukaryotes - 29 (source: NCBI BLink).): MDVPSSWDALRKQARKIEAQLDEQMHSYRRLVSTKALSKSDGNESDLEAGIDLLLRQLQQVNAQMQAWVSSGGSEMVSHTLTRHQEILQDLTQEFYRHRSSLRAKQEHASLLEDFREFDRTRLDLEDGYGSEQALIKEHMGINRNTAQMDGVISQAQATLGTLVFQRSTFGGINSKLSNVASRLPTVNTILAAIKRKKSMDTIILSLVAAVCTFLIFIYWITK